The sequence below is a genomic window from Candidatus Omnitrophota bacterium.
TTGATCAAGCCCGGCATGTGCAAGGCCGCGAAGTGAAAGCCATCACACGGCACCACTTGGAAGTGAAAGAGGTCACTGGCCGCTGGTTCGGCCGCGTCATCGTCGATATTTAAGGCGATATCAGATATGAAAGGGCCCTTTCATATCTGATATCGAATTGAGAGATGTCGGTTGCAGAGCGGACGTGGACAGGACAGCTGGAAAAAATTGACGACTACCGTTGGCGCATCCCGACGTCATACGCGTGCGGCATGCGCGTGCCGGGCCTGATTTTTTCCGATGAACATCTGCTCGGGGATATCACGACGGATCAGTCGCTGCAGCAAGTGGCCAACGTTGCCCACTTACCCGGCATCGTCAAAGCCTCGATGGCCATGCCGGATATCCACTGGGGCTATGGCTTCCCAATAGGCGGTGTCGCAGCGGTGGATGCGAAAGAAGGCGTGATTTCCCCCGGCGGGGTCGGCTACGACATTAATTGCGGCGTCAGACTCATGCGCACGGACCTCACGGTCGAAGAGGTGCAGCCGAAGATCCGGCCGCTGGTCGCCGCCTTGTTCCGCGATATCCCCTGCGGGGTAGGGATGCGCGGGGAGATTCGCGTCAGCAAGAAGGATGCGGATCGCGTCATGACGCAAGGCTCGCGGTGGATGATCGGCCAGGGCTACGGCGTGAAAGACGATGTCGAGCATACGGAGTCGCGCGGCTGTCTTGAGGGCGCGGATCCCTCGGCGGTGTCGGATCGGGCCTTTCAGCGCGGCGCTGATCAGCTCGGCACGCTCGGCTCCGGCAATCATTTTCTCGAGGTGCAGGCGGTTGAGACGGTGTACGATGAGCCGGCGGCCAATGTCATGGGTCTTGCGCAAGGCCAAGTGGCCGTCATGATCCACTCCGGCTCGCGGGGCTTCGGCTACCAAATCTGCGATGATTATCTCGACGTCACCGAAACGGCGATGGCGAAATACGGCATCTCGGTGCCGGATCGGCAATTGGCGTGCGCGCCTCTCGCGTCGGAAGAAGGTCAACGGTATCTCGCGGCCATGCGGTGTGCTGCCAACTATGCCTGGTCGAATCGGCAATGTTTGATGCAGTTGGCGCGACACGTCTTCGAGCGCGTCTTCGGCAAGAGCTGGGAGTCGCTTGGGATGCGCTTGGTCTACGATGTCGCGCATAACATCGCCAAGTTTGAGACCCACAGCATCGACGGCACACAGCGGCTGGTGTGCGTGCACCGCAAAGGAGCCACCAGGGCGTTTCCGCCGGGACATCCTGAGACGCCAGAGGCCTATCGGGCGATCGGCCAGCCGGTGATCATCCCCGGCGACATGGGCCGCAACTCCTATGTGCTCGTCGGAACCCAGCAGGCCATGGAGGAGAGCTTCGGCAGTTGCTGCCATGGGGCGGGGCGCGTGATGTCGCGCACCCAGGCGGTCAAGCAAGCCGCCGGACGCTCGATTGAGCAAGAGCTTGAGAAGCAAGGGGTGATCGTGATGGGCCGCGGCCGAAAAGGTGTTGCTGAAGAGCAGCCGGCGGCTTATAAAGATGTGAATGACGTGGTGCGCGTCGTCCATAACGCCGGGTTAGCGAAACGCGTCGTGCGGCTGCGGCCGCTGGGAGTGATTAAAGGATAAATGAGCACGCAGCGATGTTGGATTTAAAACTCCTGCGAGACAACCCAGAGATCGTGCGGGAGGCGCTGAAGAAGCGCGGCACGCAGATTTCTCTTGAGCCGCTGCTGGCGAAGGAGCAGCAGCGGCGGGAGTTGATCGCGCGCATCGAGCAGCAGCGGCGCGATCAAAAAGCGGCCTCGGAAGTCTTTGCGAAAACAAAAGGCCACGGTCCGGTGACGGCCCCGACACATTTGAAAGCGCTCTCCGAAGAGATGAAACGGTTGGAACAGCAGCGTGGAGAGGTGGAGGGCGCGTTGCTGGCCGAGGTGGCCTACCTCCCGAACATTCCGCATGCGTCGGTGCCGGTGGGGGATGCGACGAAGCATCAGGTGGTGAGAACGCACGGGCAGCCGCCCGCGTTGTCATCGCCCAAGACGCATATGGCGCTGGGCGAATCGCTCGGACTCATCGATTTGGCGCGTGCAGCGAAGATCGCCGGCTCGCACTTTCCGCTGTTGACCGGCCAGGGGGCGCGGCTTGAGCGCGCGCTCATCAACTGGATGCTCGATGTGCAGACGAAGGAGCACGGCTACACGGAAGTCGCACCCCCCTATCTCGTCAACCGCCCGTCGATGTTTTCGACCGGGCAGCTGCCGAAGTTTGAAGAGGATATGTACCGGCTGCGGGATGATGATCTGTTTCTGATTCCGACGGCTGAGGTGCCTCTGACGAATCTCCACCGCGAGGAAATTCTTGAGGAAGCCCAGCTGCCGCTTCGCTACGCGGCGTACAGTGCGTGTTTCCGACGGGAAGCCGGCTCCTACGGCAAAGAGACGAAGGGCATGGTGCGAGTCCATCAGTTCGATAAAGTGGAGCTGGTGAAATTCGTGCGACCGGACACCTCGTACGATGAATTGGA
It includes:
- a CDS encoding RtcB family protein, encoding MSVAERTWTGQLEKIDDYRWRIPTSYACGMRVPGLIFSDEHLLGDITTDQSLQQVANVAHLPGIVKASMAMPDIHWGYGFPIGGVAAVDAKEGVISPGGVGYDINCGVRLMRTDLTVEEVQPKIRPLVAALFRDIPCGVGMRGEIRVSKKDADRVMTQGSRWMIGQGYGVKDDVEHTESRGCLEGADPSAVSDRAFQRGADQLGTLGSGNHFLEVQAVETVYDEPAANVMGLAQGQVAVMIHSGSRGFGYQICDDYLDVTETAMAKYGISVPDRQLACAPLASEEGQRYLAAMRCAANYAWSNRQCLMQLARHVFERVFGKSWESLGMRLVYDVAHNIAKFETHSIDGTQRLVCVHRKGATRAFPPGHPETPEAYRAIGQPVIIPGDMGRNSYVLVGTQQAMEESFGSCCHGAGRVMSRTQAVKQAAGRSIEQELEKQGVIVMGRGRKGVAEEQPAAYKDVNDVVRVVHNAGLAKRVVRLRPLGVIKG
- the serS gene encoding serine--tRNA ligase, giving the protein MLDLKLLRDNPEIVREALKKRGTQISLEPLLAKEQQRRELIARIEQQRRDQKAASEVFAKTKGHGPVTAPTHLKALSEEMKRLEQQRGEVEGALLAEVAYLPNIPHASVPVGDATKHQVVRTHGQPPALSSPKTHMALGESLGLIDLARAAKIAGSHFPLLTGQGARLERALINWMLDVQTKEHGYTEVAPPYLVNRPSMFSTGQLPKFEEDMYRLRDDDLFLIPTAEVPLTNLHREEILEEAQLPLRYAAYSACFRREAGSYGKETKGMVRVHQFDKVELVKFVRPDTSYDELEALLKNAETILQRLGLHYRVVCLAAGDLSFAAAKCYDLEAWAPGLNQYLEVSSCSNFEAFQARRANIRYRETGSKKVNFVHTLNGSGVALARTLICLLETHQRPDGHVAIPEPLRGYMDGQATL